The following DNA comes from Rhinolophus ferrumequinum isolate MPI-CBG mRhiFer1 chromosome 15 unlocalized genomic scaffold, mRhiFer1_v1.p scaffold_54_arrow_ctg1_1, whole genome shotgun sequence.
ACGCGAAGATGCTTCCTGGAGGCGCTGGGTGGTCCACGGGATGCGAGTGTCGTCTGTGGGTTCACTGAATCGTGGGCCAGGCTGCGGAGGGGCGCTGGTGGAGACACCCCCCCCTCCGTGGGGCGAGTCACGCACTCATTTCTGCCTCGCCAGCGCCCGCCCGGGTTGCGCACCTTACAGAGAGCTGGACTCCCGGGCTGTCGCTCTACAAAGTTGCTACGAGTGTGTGTAGAAAACAGTTTtatggaaagatgaaaaagctcCTTGTACTTGTGGGAATTCCACATCTGTGAGTGGGACTCACTCTTCACCCTTTATACCGGGATAGATCTCAAACATTAAGGATTTAAGCGGAAGAAGGGAGCTATCAGGgactagaagaaaacttaggtaaaGTTTTTAGAGTCTTGGGGAGGCGGAGGCTACCGCGTGCCGCCCTGAAGGTGACCCCAAACTTTATAGAGGCAACACTGAGACATTCAACCAGGTGAGAAAACCAGAGCTTTCTGCAAAGCAAACCTGCCTAAGCAAAGTCAAAAAAACAAGCCATAAACTGGGGAGCACGTGGTTGCCCTTCTGTTATAAAGGGTTAATCTTAAGATTGATAataaagagctcctacaaatcaatgagaaaataacCACCCTCCAGGACAAAACGATCCAGGAATATTCCtagaaaggaaatgcaaatgaggaGGCGCAGACTCCAACTTCCCTCCTTagaatttgaaatgcaaattaaaaagcacccaaacatcttttttttccctttcacctACCAAATCTGCAAAGATCAAAAAGTTTTATTCAACCTGAAGGGTGCGACTGAGTCAACAGACTGTTCTTGTATTTAGTGAGCCTGGGGGAAGCTTCTGGACTCTGAGTGGCGGTAGCCTTGCCTCAGTCGTTCCACCGCTGTGCACTTTCCCTACGAAGACGTTCACAGAAGTGTGAGATGGCACGTCTTGGTCCTGAGACGGGGTGTTCGAATTAAGGGCGCCCATACCCTTAAGGGTGATTCATAACAACATGACAGTGCAACTGCGGAAAGAAACCGGGAAGTCCTGTGTACTGATTGGAAACGGTCGACCAGATTTAGCTTTAGCTCAAAAGAGGAAAGGGCAGGACAATGTGTTCAGGAAGACACCGCTTTTGTAGGggaaaagaaactattttatttgcatgtttcaGAGCCATGGAATAATTGGAAGCATCCAGCGGCAGGTACACAGGTTGACCCTGGGGGAGGGAACCGCAgagtggctgggggtgggggtgcgatAATATCCTTGTACCTTTTGAACTTAACCCTGGGCAGAAGGTGAGGGTTTactggaggggagggagaagaagctgACCCTGCACACCCAAGGCCACTGAAGGGTGGAGAAGTGGGGCGGTGGCTGGAGGCCTAGGGAAGAAGGAAGCCCAAGGTGTGAAGCACAAAAGAGACCCTTTGTTCCCTTGGAATCCTGGCTGGGCCCTCCTTGCCGCTGACAGCAGGGGGGCTCCTGTGGTTCTCAGCTTAAAGAGACAGAAGTCTGTTCTGAGTTTTGCTGAGCTGTGAGTTTAGTGCATTACGCTGACCCAGAGTTATCCTGGGGACAACAGCTGTGGTCAGCATTGGGGACTGTTCTAACCAAGATCCATCCCCCTGCCCCAGGCTGGGCTCCGAGACctccatacacacatacaaacacacaccaGCCCTCCTCACTCCCAGGGCCTCCTCTGAGTGTGCCACCTTAGTGTGAGGTTCCTGTGCCCAAGTTCCCACTAGTAGGAGGGGAGGCACCCCTAACCCCAGTGCTCCATCTGGGGGGCTGGTGAACTTGTAGATGGACAGGGATCCCTGGACTGGAGTCCGGACACCTCTGCTAAATAACATTATTAGCAATGGAAAGAACCCTAGAACCCACCTTGAGGGGCTTcactttgaagatggaaaactgaggcccagcgacAGGGTGGCCCTGTCTAGGTCTTGAATATGCACCGTTCTGTATGCTACCTCAGAGCACGCAGAAAAATGAATTCCAACTGGATCAGATGGTCAACTGCCAAGAATAAAACGATTACAATGTTCAAAGGAAACTTGGAACGCATCCCTTAGAATACAAGGACGGTAAAGACTATCTTAAGCAAGATGGACAGGAAACCCAGAAACCATGAAGGAAAAGTTACTTCTTTGactacattttaagaaacaatatgTAAGTATAAAAAGTATGAAAGTAAAAAGCGGGATAGAGTCATCGATGGAGTCAAAagacaaatgggagaaaatatgtgctaTCATATGATAAAGGATTCATATACTTAAGATAGAAAGGAAATTTACAcactgaaaaaagacaaaagaaaaattgacaccaaatatataaatatacaggCAGTTTACAGGAGAATATGTGAAACGATGCAAATGGCCTGTAATATATGAAATGCTGCTCCATTGCGCTAATCAATAGCCAAACtgttttaatacaaattaaaacctgACACCTCGTCAAAAGCAGCACAGGTAGCCATCTCAGAACGCAAGGAACAGGTACCTCATGCTATTCTGGTGGCAATGTGAACTTCCTAAACTTTTCAAGGTTACTGTGgcaacattaaaatgttaatagaaaaCCCAACGGACAGACACAAGGCTGTTGGCTACAGAAGTGTTTGTAGTTGCAGAAACTTGGGAGCTCTGGGAGtgggatggatgaataaattataatatactatGAATTTTTACACAACTTTTAGACGGGTCTTAGGTCTTCTGAAGGAAAATTAATAAAGTGGAAAAATCCAGTTGCTGGATAACATGGATACATCCCATTTCTAAACTGGGACATCCTCAGATCCTCTCACTAGCTCTTTGGAACCGAGTGGAGTGCTGCCCACCCACCCAGAAGGGAGAGCTGTTAGAGGGACCGTGGGGGTGAACAGGGATGTTTTTCCAGTCTGGCCACAGTGCGCATTCTATTTGCTTTGGATCAAAATTTCAAAGGTTACCAAAGCCAAAAACTAAAAAACCACTGTCATTCAATTGTAATCCAAATAATCATGGGAAGAGTTGCAGCACTTGAATTTTAGGGACTCCTTCAAGGACACTCAACCCCTCcagtggaggaagaggaaagagcgCTACCTGTTCTCTCCCActgcccttcccctcccacctGTCTCATCACTTGCTCaagtcttcctttcttcctttcctccctccccctctttctgGTTCCCAGAGGCAAGTGGTACCACTGCCCTGGAcccagcctcatctcccaccacttcCCTTCCAGCTAAAGGCAGTTGCTCAACCCTGTACACACTGTGAAAATGACAGACCTTCGGGCAATCTGGCGGCTCTCTCATCCTACCTGTCCTCCATAACCCACCCTGGGCTCCTCCAGGTGCTTCCTGTGTGCAAGCTCCTGTGAGGACCCCAGGTCCCGGAGGAGCCCTTCCCTGTCTTCTCATGGCCTCCATCCAACTCTATAGATGTGGGGTGTCCTGTCACCTCACCCCACTGCACGTTTCCTGTAGGAAAGAGCTGGGTCAAAAGTTATGTGGTTTGGCAGGGAAGTGTGGGTGCAACATAGTCCATTTCCCTCTTTGTCCTAATGCCCCAACTTGTTGGCATAAATTAGATCAGGGTGCCCAGACATCTGGATTTCCTAGGAATAGTTTCCTCAAAGTTTTGCGAACAACGTAGGGTTTCTGAATCTTTATTTTCCCGAAACAAAGTTTTTCTTAAGTCCACTACCGTCTATTATTATCATTCAGAAAGGAAAGGTCATTTTCCTAGCCAAAAAGTAAGGAAGTACATACTTTTAGAATTATGAGTTAAATAAAGGTTagtggctttttttgttttttttttgtgtcttGTACttttaaagtacagcatataGTTCTTATGTATCCCCATTTGATCTTGGCAAATGAGTGCTTCCTGCCCTGGGCACTGGGCACTCGTGAACCAGACGATGAAGGGCACAGGTGGTACCCTCAGGACTCTTTGGCCTACACTGGGTTTTGGATAAGATCCAGCCACATTGGAGCATGGTGACCAGAGCAAATTCCTGGTCCCCTTCCAAGGGTTAGTAGCAGAGGGTGACAGGGGCAGAAGATGGTTTCCAGATCGGGAGGCCCCAAGAGTTACATTCTGATTGAATGGCTCCCCATGGGCACCTCTCACCAGTTTACCTGGGCTGGCAGCTGTGGGGTGAGGCTACCCAGGGCCTCTCCTCCTAGAAGCAGCAGCCCAcctcttcctgtctcctccctgcAGTGACCTGAGCTGGAGTAAAAAGAGATCTAACATGTCTAAAATTAGAGTTCCAAGAGGACAGCAAAGAAAGGAGGcagagggccagcccggtggcttaggcagttagagctccgtgctcctaactctgaaggctgccggttcgattcccacatgggccagtgggctctcaaccacaaggttgccagttcaattcctcaagtaagggctggtgggctgcgccccctgcaactagcaacagcaactggacctggagctgagctgtgccctccacaactcagactgaaagaaaaacaacttgaagctgaacggcaccctccacaactaagattgaaaggacaacaacttgacttggaaaaaagtccgggaagtatacactgttcctcaataaagtcctgttccccttccccaattaaaacaaaaaatacattaaaagcagcagagaaaaatgacattcaAGGCAACAATTTGCACACTTATGACTTCTCGTCAGAAATGGTGGACGTCGGAAGATAGTGAATGCCATCTTTTATATGCTGGAATAAAGAAACAACTCCCGTCAACCCActattctatatccagcaaagacatactttaaaaatgaagaaaaccaagagGGTGTTGCCAGCCGATATGAATGACAAAAAAATGCTAAGAAGATAAATCTTATATTGTCTTCTTATAACGCacacaatgatgatgataataaagagggaggaaacttttggaggtgatggatatctTTGTGGCGTATATATGTGAAACTCACCAAGTCCTACACATGAAATATATACAGCTTTTGGTATGTCAATAATATTAAAGTTTAACAACTGCGTTGGTATGATAACTATAATCCATGCTGGGTTCATACTTACgtattttttcttctgattttaacaGAAATTGACATTGTACATTCCCATGAGCCCTGCAAGTGGCGAACAGCCAGGTGGGGCTGCAGGCCACGGGGTCCTGCGGGTTAGGGGTAGATGAAGAGGGGGCCTGAAGCCTGCCAACGCAGCCCTCCCTCCGCCCCTCCTCTCACcaccccttcttcctctctgcctccgcccctcctccctttcttccctccctccgcCCCGCCCTCGGGCGCGCTGTGGTCCCGCGCGCTCCTCCAGCGCTCTGCCGGAGCCCGCGGGCCGGGTGTCATGAGAGGCCTCTTCGCGCGCGCCGCGCTGCGGGGGCTGCCGTGCCGCCCGCGGGCCCTGGTCCCCAGCCTGCTCGTGCGCCCCAGCTCGGGTGAGTGGAGGGAAGAGGGCGGGCGGAAGGCGCCTCCCAGCCTTTGTTGGCACACGTGAGGACGCGGCAGCCCGGGAGAGGGGGACCCAGACCCCTGCAGCACGCCCACTCGCCTGGAGGCCTCCGGGCACCGCGCGGGGGGCGGGCGACCCGGCTGTCCCTGAAGGCGCAGGCTAGAGCGGCGCGCTCCTTGGGTTCTTGCCCCGGCCGGCCGATCAGGGGCCCGGTACCCCCCACCACTTATTGTCCCAACCCCCCACTCGAGGCCCACCTCCCCAGGTTGCCTCCAGGCAGAGGGGCCGACGCCCTGGAGCAGGAGGAAGCCAGAGGCCTGGTGCCCACATTGGGTGTTGATGTGCCCCAGCCGACCTGGGGCTCCTGAGGGGCCGGGGGTCATCCTCAGCCAATGACCATTCCTCCACGGAACCACTGTCCATGGGGCGATTTATCCAGGCCCTAAGTCCACCTGGCCCATCCCTGTTAGGGGCACTGGGGTAGCTATCTGTAAGAGGTCCTCCACTGTAGCTGAGAGCCAGCCGGATGTCATGGTGTTCCAGACGCTGGAAGAGTGCACTGCCATACCCCAAGGCACAAGCCAGCTTGCAGCAGGCCAGGCCAGACAGCAGGTCCCTAGGCACTGGGTTTGGGGAGATCAAACAAGCCCCAGGGGGGCTTCCTCCGTGGGCCTCATTCAGCCGTGAAGGGATGTGGAGGGGACCCGTTGCCTGCTCCCCAGCCCAGCACAGGTTATGGTCCATTTTCCTCTTGGGAATGAGGAACGGCAGCTGCAGGTGACCCCAGGGACACTGGCCTGCACCACCCCTATTCTCATTTCTCCACCAGTTCTGTCTTTGAAGGACTTGGCAGGACTTCCAGGGTCTGGGCTCCTCTCAAAAGCCCATTTGACCCTGGCCCCCATGCCCAGGGTCTAAGTGACTCTGGAAGTGGCCTGGGGCTATAGGAGGGTGATGGCAGCCTCTGTCTCCTTGGCTTTTTGGGGCAGGGCTCAGGGCTCTCCTTAGGTCTGGAAGTGGCCAGCCTCGAAACCCCATAGCAGCACAAAGATCCTGCCTGGCCAATAAGGTGTGAGAGGAGGAGCCCTCCAGGTCTACCTACCTGCAGACAGGAACCCCTCTACCTACCTTCCCAATCCCGGGGTCCGTGGCCCACCTGGTGGGGAGGGTGTacttcatttctctctgttcCCCTGCTCTTCCTCACACCCAGAAGATGGGCTCTGGATCCCTGGGGATGTGGCAGGTGGGGGTTCAGACAATGTCTGTGCCATCACTTCCAAGCAGAGGAGTCCAAAGTAGGCCAAGAGTCGTGCTTTCTTTCCAACACGGCTTCTCTGTGCCTCCCGGGCCTCCTGGCTCTCTAAGATGCCGTCTCAGGGGACACCAGCTCCATCATGGGCAGCTTCTGCCACTGCCTGGGTTGGGGAGGAGCCATGCCCCCTCCAACAGGCTAGAAGCCCCCAGGAACCCACTGCCCTGGTTGTCCCTGATGGGCAGCACCATGCTGGGCAGTTCCTGGCTGTGGgcaccccacttctcccctccAGACCTGCTCTGGTGGAGGCGGACACTAAAGCCCAGGGGCCACCTGGGCCCTGGCAGGGGAACCCAGCTTGGGAAGACGTGAAAGTGTGAGGCGACAGCCCTGACCCCCCCCTCTTCTAAAGGAGGGCCTTCCTGGAACCGGGAGCGGACCCTGGTGGCCGTGAAGCCCGATGGGGTACAGCGGCGACTTGTTGGGGATGTGATCCAGCGTTTTGAGAGGAGGGGCTTCAAGCTGGTGGGGATGAAGATGCTACAGGTACCAGGGCTCTTGGCTTGTGGGTGCTCCTCAGGGCACGGGGCGGGCGGAGGGGGAAGGGGGCTTCTCCCAGACCTCAGGATGTCCCTCCTCGTCAGGAGGCGGGTCCTGGTGTCTGTCAGCAGTACAcggggagggaggggaggtggtatCTGCCCTACACTGCTGTGACTGGCCTGCCAGCCCATGTACGTGTTATCTGCAAAGCCAGTGCCCAGTGAGTTGCCTCTCCACGGGCTACTCTCACCCCTCCCGTCAACGCCACCCAGGTGCCGGAGAGCGTCCTTGCTGAGCACTACCACGACCTTCAGAGGAAGCCCTTCTACCCAGCGCTCATCAGCTATATGAGCTCTGGCCCCGTGGTGGCCATGGTATGGCCTGGCAGGGGtgctggaaggggtggggggccCTGGACTGAGCCCAGAGCTGCTGAACCCTCCAGTTCTCCCGACCTTTATCTCTGTGCTGCAGGTCTGGGAAGGCCCCAATGTGGTCTGCACCTCCAGGGCCATGATAGGACACACTGATTCGGCTGCCGCTGCCCCCGGCACCATCCGAGGAGACTTCAGCGTCCACATCAGCAGGTACAGGGGCCCTGGGATACTAAGCCACTGGGAGCGGAGGGGGCCAGCTCATCGTCTTGCTGGGCAAAAAGCCAGAAGAGAATTTTGATGGTGGGACATCACACCTATTATTTGCtagttcagtttctttttcaagGCCTTTTCCCGCACACAGATGATAAAGCATTGCctgtgtgttgtgtctgtactccgccATCACTGTCTGTTATCTGACTCTATCTTGCCAGACACCCTGAGGGGTTGGCAAGGGAGGACTGGTGGGAAAATGAGGTTCCCAGTAACAGTCTGGGCTGGTCCATAAGGTTGTGGGTAAGAGGCCGAGGCCAGGCTCGAGCCCAGTTTCCCAgctcccctcttcttcctttctcttctgcgCAATCGCCCAGCTTACCCCCCTAGACAGTAGAGGATCAGCAGAGCACTCCCAGGACCCCTAAGATGCATGTTGAAGCCTGTCCTTACCTCTGCTGCCTGTCACCTGGCACAGGAACGTCATCCATGCCAGCGACTCCGTGGAGGGGGCCCAGAGGGAGATCCAGCTGTGGTTCCAGAGCAGTGAGCTGGTGGACTGGGCAGATGAAGGCCACCGCAGCAGCCTCTATCCAGCCTGAACCTCAGGCTGCCTTCGGCCACCTCAGCATCCACCCCGGACCAACTACCTCTGTGCACAAGAACTTGAGCCCACCCGGTGCTCTGCCCATCTGCCCCAGACCACCCCCCTGTCCACCTTTTGCTACACCCCAACCCAGAGCAGATGAGCCAACTTTACGTGCCTTTTAGTATCCTAAGCCATCGAGAGATTGGACCAAATCCTTTCTGTACCAAAGTGCCAGACCACCTTTGAGGTGTCTCCAGAAGTGGTAGTTTGACCTCCCTTCCCCCAAGGGGGGGGCCATTAAATTTCACTCCTGTGCATGGGGTGGAGCATTCATTACGGTTAGGTAGTAAGGAGGCTTTCATGCAAACTTGTAAGTAGTTTGCCAGTAGAGATGAAGCTTACCATCTCATACACCAGCAGGAGAGCAATCACTGTTGAACGTATAGTATGATTCAGGCAGAGGCGCAGAGACCTCCAGCCTGACGTGTGGGGAAATCCACGCTGGCCCCAGAGCTGGTACTGTCCCAACCCCCACTCGATCTGATCCTGCTGAAGGAGGAGCTGCCTGCCTTGGGCAGGACTGAAGCGTGGCAGGAAGGGGTGGCCGGGAAGGTGGCAGCTGAGACCGCCCCAAGAGCAGGAAGCCTGATGACCATGACTCTCTCCCCTCTTCATGGCTTCGTGTGGCCCAGGCTGACCTAGCTGCCTGGTGTCCACTTGTTTCCACGTTGACACTACATCTCACCCCTTACCCTTGGTCCCCAGGTGTCTGTACTCACTTGTCACAGGTACTGGACACTGCACATCATTACATCTGCTGAGGCTGACTTGgtcctcattttatatttttgacatcTTGGTGATGGATGCCCTGAGCCTTGATTCACAACATAGGTGGCTGCCTGTGCCTCCATGGGAAGGCGTGGGTGACGTGCCCTGACCTTGACACAGGTCATTTTGGGAACTGGCAGTGGGGCTGGCCACAGGAGGCAAAGGCCTTCCCCATTGTCCGTGGCTTTCCCGGACTCcagtctccttccctcttttttgtGATATTTATGCAACAGGGAAGCGGTGCCCGGGAGAAGAGGGCATTTAGATGCCGAGCGCCTCCCAACTAGGTGTTTTAAATGCACTGTTGGGCCAGGGAGGGGGAGAAAGCCCAGGTGCCCTGGGCCGGCACGCGAGCCTGACCTTAACCTCGGAACCGAGTGTCCGCTGTGTCCGTCTGGCTCCGACCACGGCACTGACACCCAATCTTGTGAAAAGGACCTAGTGTTGTGGACGGTTCGCAGGCCCTCTCGCCCGACCTGAGCTGCAGAAACCGACCTGCAGAACGGCGCCTGCGCCCGCCGCGGTTCCCTAGTCGACCAGCTACCCCCGGGTCCCAGCAGGCCGTGCGGCCGCAGTCGGCGGGGCGAGCGGGGAAGGCGGTGGTCCTGGGAGGAGCTTGGCGCCTCTGTGGGCGGGGCCGGGTGCCCGCGGCGCGAATGGGTGGGGCTTCTGAGGTGACGAGACAGCTGTGGGCGGGGCGTCCTAGGAAGAGGGCGGGCCCCTGGGCTGGGCGGTGGCGATGGGCGAGGCATCGGGATCCCAGGACCCGGTAGGCTGCCTGGAGGTGACGTCACGAGACTGCCCCTTGTCCCAGACGCGGAGGCTGGTGCTCGGATCCTGAGCAGGTCCTTGCTGTCCTCGCCGCCCCGGGTCCTCACCAAGCGCCATGGCCCACCCGCC
Coding sequences within:
- the NME4 gene encoding nucleoside diphosphate kinase, mitochondrial isoform X1 gives rise to the protein MRGLFARAALRGLPCRPRALVPSLLVRPSSGGPSWNRERTLVAVKPDGVQRRLVGDVIQRFERRGFKLVGMKMLQVPESVLAEHYHDLQRKPFYPALISYMSSGPVVAMVWEGPNVVCTSRAMIGHTDSAAAAPGTIRGDFSVHISRNVIHASDSVEGAQREIQLWFQSSELVDWADEGHRSSLYPA
- the NME4 gene encoding nucleoside diphosphate kinase, mitochondrial isoform X2; the protein is MKMLQVPESVLAEHYHDLQRKPFYPALISYMSSGPVVAMVWEGPNVVCTSRAMIGHTDSAAAAPGTIRGDFSVHISRNVIHASDSVEGAQREIQLWFQSSELVDWADEGHRSSLYPA